The following are encoded together in the Cynocephalus volans isolate mCynVol1 chromosome 4, mCynVol1.pri, whole genome shotgun sequence genome:
- the LOC134376467 gene encoding olfactory receptor 4P4-like encodes MENRNNVTEFILLGLSQNKKIRILCFLFFLFSYLAIWLGNLIIMISITCSQLINQPMYFFLSYLAISDLFYTSTVTPKLMTDLTMDWKVISYNNCMAQLFTTHLFGGTEVFILTGMAYDRYAAICKPLHYAIIMNKQMCNLILIASCAGGFLHSLGLFLLTIFLPFCGPNEIDHYFCDVYPLLKLACTDTHKIGFLVIANSGLMGLVIFIVLMASYLMILYNVRAHSAESRRKALSTCSSHITVVILFFAPVIFIYIRPAITLPEDKVFTLFYTIIVPMLNPLIYTLRNTEMKNAIRRVWCNQRLLEGNPVIGRSFIF; translated from the coding sequence ATGGAAAATAGGAATAATGTTACTGAATTTATTCTCTTGGGACTTTCTCAAAACAAGAAAATCCGGAtcctctgctttttatttttcttattctcttaccTAGCTATTTGGTTGGGGAATCTGATTATCATGATTTCTATCACATGTAGTCAGCTCATCAACCagcccatgtacttcttccttagTTACCTTGCAATTTCAGACCTTTTCTACACCTCCACTGTGACACCCAAGTTAATGACTGACTTAACGATGGATTGGAAAGTCATTTCTTATAATAACTGCATGGCACAGCTTTTTACTACTCACTTATTTGGGGGTACTGAGGTCTTCATCCTCACAGGAATGGCTTACGACCGCTATGCTGCCATCTGCAAACCACTCCACTACGCCATCATCATGAATAAGCAAATGTGTAACTTAATTCTCATAGCATCATGTGCAGGAGGGTTTCTGCATTCCCTTGGCCTGTTTCTCCTTACAATTTTTTTACCTTTCTGTGGTCCTAATGAAATAGATCACTATTTCTGCGATGTATATCCTTTATTGAAACTGGCCTGCACTGATACACACAAGATTGGCTTCTTGGTTATTGCCAATTCCGGCCTGATGGGACTGGTGATCTTCATAGTTTTGATGGCCTCCTACTTGATGATATTATATAATGTGAGAGCACATTCTGCAGAAAGCCGCCGCAAAGCACTTTCCACTTGCAGTTCCCACATCACAGTCGTGATCCTGTTTTTTGCAcctgtcatttttatttacattagaCCTGCCATAACCTTACCAGAAGATAAAGTGTTTACGCTATTCTATACAATCATTGTTCCCATGCTCAACCCTCTTATCTACACTCTGAGAAACACGGAGATGAAAAATGCCATAAGGAGAGTGTGGTGCAACCAAAGATTGTTGGAAGGGAATCCAGTGATTGGAAGGTCATTTATCTTTTGA